From Tripterygium wilfordii isolate XIE 37 chromosome 13, ASM1340144v1, whole genome shotgun sequence, the proteins below share one genomic window:
- the LOC120013176 gene encoding probable signal peptidase complex subunit 2, producing the protein MAAKNPKKANLLDHHSIKHILDESVSEVLTTRGFVEDMRMSNVRLVLGLVIIIIALFAQFYKKKFPENKDFLIGCIALYVVFNGLLQLIIYTKEKNAILFTYPPEGSFTRTGLVVSSRLPRFSDLYTLTIASSDPKSISAGKPVEFTTSVTQWFTKDGILAEGLFWKDVDALIDEYAGEPKKKK; encoded by the exons ATGGCCGCTAAAAACCCTAAGAAGGCCAATCTCCTCGATCACCATTCCATCAAGCACATCCTCGATGAGTCCGTCTCCGAG GTTCTTACGACCCGTGGATTTGTCGAGGATATGAGGATGAGCAATGTAAGGTTGGTTCTGGGGCTGGTTATCATTATTATCGCTCTTTTTGCCCAGTTTTACAAGAAGAAGTTCCCTGAGAACAAGGACTTTCTTATTGGTTGCATCGCATT ATATGTAGTGTTCAATGGATTATTGCAGTTGATAATCTACACAAAGGAAAAGAACGCGATCTTGTTTACttatcctcctgag GGATCCTTCACGCGTACTGGTTTGGTGGTCTCCTCAAGATTGCCAAGATTTTCTGATCTCTACACACTTACAATAGCTAGTTCAGATCCCAAATCAATTTCAGCGGGGAAACCAGTAGAGTTCACCACAAGTGTTACTCagtg GTTTACCAAGGATGGAATTTTGGCGGAGGGCCTTTTCTGGAAAGATGTTGATGCACTAATAGATGAATATGCAGGAGAACCCAAAAAGAAGAAGTGA